From the Deltaproteobacteria bacterium genome, the window GTTCCGGCAGGGAAAAAGAACAAAAGATAGGCTGGATCTGGTTAATGACCACCATATTTTTATTGTCATCGTTGGCCTTGATCATATTGCCCTTATCGGCCAACAAAGTCCCGGTCCGTCCGGAAATGGGGGCCCGGATAGAACAGTAGGCGACTTGCAAACGGGCGGTTTCCACCGCCGCCTGGTCGGCCTTGATCTGGGCCTTAAAGGCCTCCAGATTGGTCACGGACTGATCGTATTGTTCCCGGCTGATAAATTCCTTTTTAATTAAGTCTGCATAACGCCGGAGATCCTCTTCAGCCTTACTGGCCAGGGCCACATTTCGGGCCAGGTTGGCCTGGGCCTTTTTCAGGTCGGCCTCGAAGGGGGCAGGATCGATGGTAAAGAGCAAGGTCCCCTGGGAAACGTCCTGACCTTCCCGAAAATGGACCTGTTTCAGTTCCCCGGTGACGCGGGATTTGATGGAAACCGTTGCAAAAGGTTCGACATTTCCAATGGCCGTCAGTTGCACCGGGACCGTCTTTTCCTCGACGAGACTCACGGTAACCGGCACCACCTTTTCCCTTTTCATTTTTGAAGGGTCGTTCTTTTTATCAGAGCAGGCCAGGAGACCCAGGAAACCAAAAAGAACCAGGGTCAGGCAGAAACTTTTCCGCCTAGCGGCAAGGTTTATGGGAATGAATGGGAAGGGTCTGATCATAGGGACTCCTTTTTCGAAGATCCTGACGGTATAAGATTTTGAATTCTAATGAATTATACAAAGAATTGTCAAAAGTTATTTTCAAACCATTAATTATTAAGCCTCATGCCCCGTTAGAGCACCAGGAAGGACGAAATTATCTTTTGTCCGGCATCGATTTTAATGGTTTATTGCTTACTTTGAGCTTTCAGCCATGAGCTTTGAGCTTTAATCTATTTTCGAACTATGGTATATTCCCCTGCGTAGTCCGTAATAATGCATCTTCCTCTTTCCCGTTTTACCTGGAATCCCTTAATTTTACAGGAGGTTATGCTAATATCTATGGCGGAAGAAAAAAAGGAAAAATGGCTCAATTACCTGGCCCTGACCACGGTCATCCTGGCCGTATGTGCCACCTTATCGACTTTTAGAGGCGGCAGTTTTTCGACCCGTTCGGTCCTGAGTCAATCGCAGGCCGCCAACCAGTGGGCCTACTTTCAGTCCAAGAGCATCAAAGGGTATCTCTATGAACTTCAAAAAGAAAAATTGGAGCTCGAGTTGAAAGCCCTCGAACCCAGGTCCTCCCAGACCCTGAATGATGCTTATAGCAGTAAGATAGAATTTTATACCAAAAAGTTAAATAAATACACCAAAGAAAAGGCGGCCATTGAAAAAGAGGCCCGAAATTTTGAAGCCATCCGGGATGCCGCCCAGAAGCATTCCCAGGCCTTTGGGGTAGCCGTCATTTATCTCCAGATTGCCATTCTACTCTCCTCCATAGCTGCTTTAATGAAGAAAAAACCGGTCTGGATCCTTGGGTCGGTCATCGGGGCCTGGGGGATAATTAACTTTTTGAATGGCTTTTGGCTTTTTATGTAAATGGACTCAGAAACCGGCCGGATTAGAATTACGGATTTTCTTTCCATCCCCGAGAAGGAGTTGATCTTTACCGCCTCCCGCAGCGGTGGCCCGGGGGGGCAGAACGTCAACAAGGTCAGCACCCGTATCACTCTCTGGTTCGATGTCCTTAAATCCCCGAGTCTTTCGGAGGAGGCCAAAGAAC encodes:
- a CDS encoding efflux RND transporter periplasmic adaptor subunit — its product is MIRPFPFIPINLAARRKSFCLTLVLFGFLGLLACSDKKNDPSKMKREKVVPVTVSLVEEKTVPVQLTAIGNVEPFATVSIKSRVTGELKQVHFREGQDVSQGTLLFTIDPAPFEADLKKAQANLARNVALASKAEEDLRRYADLIKKEFISREQYDQSVTNLEAFKAQIKADQAAVETARLQVAYCSIRAPISGRTGTLLADKGNMIKANDDNKNMVVINQIQPIFCSFSLPEQNLADIKKYSSAGKLKIKAVIPKDQEQPEEGVVTFIDNMVDKTTGTIRIKGTFSNKEKRLWPGQFVNIILALTTQANTLIVPSQAIQTGLEGQYVFVIRPDLTAESRPVVINRSLNGQTVIEKGLKAGETVVTDGQFQLVSGTKVQIKKGPEGKGAPRP
- a CDS encoding DUF4337 domain-containing protein — its product is MAEEKKEKWLNYLALTTVILAVCATLSTFRGGSFSTRSVLSQSQAANQWAYFQSKSIKGYLYELQKEKLELELKALEPRSSQTLNDAYSSKIEFYTKKLNKYTKEKAAIEKEARNFEAIRDAAQKHSQAFGVAVIYLQIAILLSSIAALMKKKPVWILGSVIGAWGIINFLNGFWLFM